The nucleotide window CCGAGCGATTTTTACAAGGAATATATAGAGGATAATTACCTGTCCCTGCTTTCTGCTGCCCTGAAGAAAAATATTGGAAAAGGAGTGAAATTATGGTATTCTGTGATGGAAAACAGGCCAAAAGGCGAAGAAAAGCCGGTTACCATGAACATCAAGGGACAAAGCGTTCCTACTCCGAAAACACAGGAAACAATGCCGCAGGGATTCTCTGCCAATATTGTAAACCCATTTGTGGTTCCTGGAATAAGAAAAGTAAATATAGATTCTAACCTGAAACCTGACTATTCATTCGATAGTTATGTAGAAGGAGAAAGCAATAAATTTGCAGCAACTGTAGCCAGATCGATTGCAAAAAGACCTGGAGCAACAGCATTTAACCCATTATTCCTATATGGAGGTTATGGAGTTGGAAAAACACACCTGGGACAGGCTGTTGGTCTTGAAGTAAAAAATCAGTTCCCTGATAAAGTTGTACTTTATTTATCATCTGAAAAGTTTATCCAGCAATTTATCTCTGCTGCCAAAGCACACAAACAGACTGAATTTGCGAATTTCTATCAGATGGTAGATGTACTGATTATTGATGATATCCAGTTCTTATCAGGAAAATCAGCTACGCAGGACAGCTTCTTCCATATTTTTGATCACCTGCATCAGAACGGAAAACAGATTATCCTTACTTCAGATAAGGCGCCTGCAGACATTATGGATATCCAAGACAGAATTGTTTCCCGTTT belongs to Chryseobacterium gleum and includes:
- the dnaA gene encoding chromosomal replication initiator protein DnaA codes for the protein MDDNLMMIWQKCLQFMRDNLNAAEDNSDLKKLEKSFDMLFDKVQPLSLVANNLTLIVPSDFYKEYIEDNYLSLLSAALKKNIGKGVKLWYSVMENRPKGEEKPVTMNIKGQSVPTPKTQETMPQGFSANIVNPFVVPGIRKVNIDSNLKPDYSFDSYVEGESNKFAATVARSIAKRPGATAFNPLFLYGGYGVGKTHLGQAVGLEVKNQFPDKVVLYLSSEKFIQQFISAAKAHKQTEFANFYQMVDVLIIDDIQFLSGKSATQDSFFHIFDHLHQNGKQIILTSDKAPADIMDIQDRIVSRFKWGLSAEIKSPDLSTRRQIIEDKLSRDGIVLPGDMLDFLAAEAKTNVRELIGVINSVIAYSTVYKRDLSLELLKETINRIAANQKKVINIPYIQEVVCDYFGIKKEQLLSKTRKREIALPRQLAMYFSKEFTNSTFTKIGEEMGGKDHSTVMYACDTIKDVSKIDKEIKKYVKDLTERIKQ